From the genome of Streptomyces sp. NBC_00659, one region includes:
- a CDS encoding OsmC family protein, whose amino-acid sequence MATTRTAHTVWEGNLLEGNGVVTFDSSGIGQQPVTWASRAQDANGKTSPEELIAAAHSSCFSMALSHALAGAGTPPTKLLTNADVTFQPGEGITGIHLTVEGTVPGLDNDGFVAAAEDAKKNCPVSQALTGTTITLSAKLA is encoded by the coding sequence GTGGCAACCACGCGCACCGCACACACCGTGTGGGAAGGCAACCTGCTCGAGGGCAACGGCGTCGTCACCTTCGACTCCTCCGGCATCGGCCAGCAGCCGGTGACGTGGGCGTCGCGGGCCCAGGACGCGAACGGCAAGACCAGCCCCGAGGAGCTGATCGCGGCCGCCCACTCCAGCTGCTTCTCCATGGCGCTGTCGCACGCCCTCGCGGGTGCAGGGACGCCGCCCACCAAGCTCCTCACCAACGCCGACGTCACCTTCCAGCCCGGCGAGGGCATCACCGGCATCCACCTCACGGTCGAGGGCACGGTGCCGGGCCTGGACAACGACGGCTTCGTCGCGGCGGCCGAGGACGCCAAGAAGAACTGCCCGGTCAGCCAGGCCCTGACCGGTACGACGATCACGCTGTCGGCGAAGCTCGCCTGA
- a CDS encoding DedA family protein: MLLSAPAPTVPPESTQQAIGYPSLFLLVLIGALVPVVPTGALVSSAAVVAFHQTSPFALLMVFLVSSVAAFLGDMSLYWLGRRGMGSRNGSRWLEAIRERAPEDRLARAQQKLADHGIAVLVLSRLVPAGRIPVMLACLIAKMPLRVFARGDIPACLAWAATYQIIGILGGSLFPEPWQGVVAAVALTVAISLTPGVWRRFRGTKPS; encoded by the coding sequence ATGCTCCTGTCCGCCCCGGCTCCTACCGTCCCGCCGGAGTCCACTCAGCAGGCGATCGGCTATCCGTCGCTGTTCCTGCTGGTGCTGATCGGCGCTCTGGTGCCGGTGGTGCCGACGGGGGCGCTGGTGAGTTCGGCGGCGGTCGTGGCCTTCCACCAGACGTCACCCTTCGCGCTGCTCATGGTGTTCCTGGTCTCCTCGGTCGCCGCGTTCCTCGGTGACATGTCGCTCTACTGGCTCGGCCGGCGCGGCATGGGTTCGAGGAACGGATCGCGCTGGCTGGAGGCGATCCGGGAACGCGCCCCCGAGGACCGGCTCGCCCGGGCGCAGCAGAAGCTCGCCGACCACGGCATCGCCGTCCTCGTCCTGTCCCGCCTCGTACCTGCGGGCCGGATTCCGGTGATGCTGGCCTGCCTGATCGCGAAGATGCCGCTGCGCGTCTTCGCCCGCGGGGACATCCCTGCCTGTCTCGCCTGGGCGGCCACCTACCAGATCATCGGCATCCTCGGCGGCTCGCTCTTCCCCGAGCCGTGGCAGGGCGTGGTGGCGGCGGTGGCGCTGACCGTGGCGATCAGCCTGACGCCGGGTGTGTGGCGCAGGTTCCGCGGCACGAAACCCTCGTAG
- a CDS encoding ATP-binding protein, with the protein MQAAVTVTPSRVPELLLGLATVRPVFLWGAPGIGKSSLVREFAESLGLECVSLLGTQLAPEDLIGVPQIRDGRSVFCPPQAIARDEPYCLFLDELNAATPDVQKAFYSLILDRRIGDYELPKGSIVIGAGNRATDNALARPIASALINRLTHVHLEASPKDWLVWAAKNDIHPWVLDHLTDRPDHLWSKPPKTEEPFSTPRSWHMLSDALGSFGDALDEETLKVIAHGTLTPAHAVAFCGYVKIVRSRFGIEAILKGDARWPSRTEDRDLLYYLAESFRGRLVKELPAGRDHISANARQTAYRAKSLLIQLAEISVEVAQSVIASDADGNPVLPAWFLVEAARDMPRLVEARR; encoded by the coding sequence GTGCAGGCAGCCGTCACCGTCACGCCCTCCCGTGTCCCGGAGCTGCTTCTCGGTCTCGCCACCGTGCGGCCGGTCTTCCTCTGGGGTGCCCCCGGCATCGGAAAGTCCTCCCTGGTCAGGGAGTTCGCCGAATCGCTCGGGCTGGAGTGCGTGAGCCTGCTGGGTACGCAGCTCGCGCCCGAGGACCTGATCGGCGTGCCGCAGATCCGTGACGGGCGTTCCGTCTTCTGCCCGCCGCAGGCCATCGCCCGCGACGAGCCGTACTGCCTGTTCCTGGACGAGCTGAACGCGGCGACGCCCGATGTGCAGAAGGCCTTCTACTCGCTGATCCTGGACCGCCGCATCGGTGACTACGAGCTGCCGAAGGGCTCCATCGTGATCGGCGCGGGCAACCGGGCGACGGACAACGCGCTCGCCCGCCCGATCGCCTCGGCGCTGATCAACCGGCTCACCCACGTCCATCTGGAGGCCTCTCCGAAGGACTGGCTCGTCTGGGCCGCCAAGAACGACATCCATCCCTGGGTGCTCGACCACCTCACCGACCGCCCCGACCACCTGTGGTCCAAGCCGCCGAAGACCGAGGAGCCCTTCTCCACCCCGCGCTCCTGGCACATGCTCTCCGACGCGCTGGGCTCCTTCGGCGACGCGCTCGACGAGGAGACCCTGAAGGTGATCGCCCACGGCACGCTGACGCCCGCGCACGCCGTCGCGTTCTGCGGCTACGTCAAGATCGTGCGCAGTCGCTTCGGCATCGAGGCCATCCTCAAGGGTGACGCCCGCTGGCCCTCCCGTACCGAGGACCGCGATCTCCTCTACTACCTCGCGGAGTCCTTCCGCGGCCGCCTCGTCAAGGAACTCCCGGCCGGCCGGGACCACATCTCGGCGAACGCCCGGCAGACCGCGTACCGGGCGAAGTCCCTGCTCATCCAGCTCGCCGAGATATCCGTCGAGGTCGCCCAGAGCGTCATCGCCTCGGACGCCGACGGCAATCCGGTTCTGCCCGCGTGGTTCCTGGTGGAGGCGGCCCGGGACATGCCGCGCCTGGTGGAGGCGCGCCGGTGA
- a CDS encoding MBL fold metallo-hydrolase, whose translation MPVEITWWGHATCTLEDSGTRVLTDPLFARRLAHLRRRRGAPPPPPAAVADVALVSHLHADHLHLPSLARLAPGTRLLVPRGAPRSVPGLRKLDHLRLTEVAPGDRTRVGDLAVRTVPARHDGRRLPIGPHRSPAVGYVIEGEARTYFAGDTGLFASMAEEVGPVDVALLPVGGWGPYLGEGHLDAGRAAEALVALRPRSAVPVHYGTFWPIGMDAVRPHEFHAPGEEFVRLAAERTPQVAVHLLRQGESVRPEAAR comes from the coding sequence GTGCCGGTGGAGATCACCTGGTGGGGGCACGCCACCTGCACGCTGGAGGACTCCGGGACACGCGTGCTCACCGATCCCCTCTTCGCGCGCCGGCTCGCACACCTGCGGCGCAGGCGCGGGGCGCCGCCCCCTCCCCCGGCTGCGGTCGCCGACGTCGCGCTGGTCTCCCACCTGCACGCCGACCATCTGCATCTTCCCTCGCTGGCGCGACTGGCCCCGGGTACCCGGCTGCTCGTGCCGCGCGGTGCGCCGCGTTCGGTGCCCGGACTGCGCAAGCTGGACCATCTGCGGCTCACGGAGGTCGCGCCCGGTGACCGCACCCGCGTCGGTGACCTGGCCGTCCGTACGGTTCCGGCACGGCACGACGGACGCCGGCTGCCGATCGGACCACACCGCTCCCCCGCCGTGGGGTACGTGATCGAGGGCGAGGCGCGGACGTACTTCGCCGGGGACACGGGGCTGTTCGCGTCGATGGCCGAGGAGGTCGGACCGGTCGACGTGGCCCTGCTGCCGGTGGGCGGCTGGGGCCCGTATCTCGGGGAGGGGCATCTCGACGCGGGGCGTGCCGCCGAGGCGCTCGTCGCGTTGCGTCCGCGCAGCGCTGTGCCGGTGCACTACGGCACGTTCTGGCCCATCGGGATGGATGCCGTGCGCCCCCATGAATTCCACGCGCCGGGTGAGGAGTTCGTGCGCCTGGCCGCCGAGCGCACGCCCCAGGTGGCGGTTCATCTGCTGAGGCAGGGCGAGAGCGTGCGTCCGGAAGCCGCTCGGTGA
- a CDS encoding alkaline phosphatase family protein, producing MLVLAGALPDFRLQSESGDSATRIAVTAAAGAGVFGLLSALVWPLLVRALLLVPALVLGLLVFFLNGSLLLIALRLNPSGHGEAAPETAVVVAAVMSAVASATGAALAVRDDDAYRRRLYRLADRRRRRATGRPGPSTHGVVFLQLDGVGHDVLREAIGKGLMPTAARWLDGKRPTHRLTPWRTDWSSQTGASQLGILHGSNHDVPAFRWYEKDTQEVMVCNRPTSAAELQRRAVAHTGDGGLLTAGGASRGNLFSGGADELALVLSVAARRGRDNRSRAGYFAYFSDPANAVRTAMSFVAEVFRETGQSTRARLQRRRPRVKRGGLYPFVRAFATVVERDVVVAAVIGDMLAGRNAVYADLVAYDEVAHHSGPRSRDTERILERLDRSLALIEKVAEHAPRPYRIVVLSDHGQSPGETFLTRYGLSLGNLVRAGCGLPVPRRARGTHSGAEARTAVRAALRRPVEEREERRGPARRRSEPLVLASGNLGLVSFPDVTHRMSREEIDRRHPALLSTLANHPGIGFLLVRSEEHGGLVLGAHGAEVPVGRLDDEHPGPLADFGPGAADAVRRTHTFPHTADIMVNSWYDPVEGEVLAFEEQIGSHGGLGGAQGHPFLLSPLTLSAPASADRDPARPDTGLVGAATGPTGPDTGLVGAERVHDVLRRWLRECDGAQVPLPSHPDEQAA from the coding sequence ATGCTCGTCCTCGCCGGTGCGCTGCCCGACTTCCGGCTCCAGTCGGAGAGCGGGGACAGCGCGACACGGATCGCCGTCACCGCGGCGGCCGGCGCGGGCGTCTTCGGTCTTCTGTCGGCGCTGGTGTGGCCCCTGCTCGTGCGCGCCCTGCTGCTCGTCCCCGCCCTGGTGCTGGGCCTGCTCGTCTTCTTCCTGAACGGCTCGCTGCTGCTGATCGCCCTGCGGCTCAACCCCTCCGGGCACGGCGAGGCGGCCCCCGAGACCGCCGTGGTCGTCGCCGCCGTCATGTCGGCCGTCGCCTCGGCCACCGGTGCCGCCCTCGCCGTACGGGACGACGACGCGTACCGGCGCCGCCTCTACCGGCTCGCCGACCGGCGCCGCAGACGCGCCACCGGACGCCCCGGCCCCTCGACTCACGGCGTGGTCTTCCTCCAGCTCGACGGCGTCGGACACGACGTGCTGCGCGAGGCGATCGGCAAGGGTCTGATGCCCACCGCCGCCCGATGGCTCGACGGGAAGCGCCCCACCCACCGGCTCACCCCGTGGAGAACCGACTGGTCCAGCCAGACCGGCGCCAGCCAGCTCGGCATCCTGCACGGCAGCAACCACGACGTCCCCGCCTTCCGCTGGTACGAGAAAGACACCCAGGAGGTCATGGTCTGCAACCGGCCGACCAGCGCCGCCGAGCTCCAGCGGCGGGCCGTCGCGCACACCGGCGACGGCGGCCTGCTCACCGCCGGCGGCGCGAGCCGGGGCAACCTCTTCAGCGGTGGCGCCGACGAGCTGGCCCTCGTGCTGTCCGTCGCCGCGCGCAGGGGACGGGACAACCGCTCGCGGGCCGGCTACTTCGCCTACTTCTCCGACCCGGCCAATGCCGTCCGTACGGCGATGTCGTTCGTGGCCGAGGTCTTCAGGGAGACGGGCCAGTCCACCCGGGCCCGCCTCCAGCGGCGACGCCCCCGCGTCAAACGCGGCGGGCTGTACCCGTTCGTCCGCGCCTTCGCGACCGTCGTCGAGCGGGACGTCGTGGTCGCCGCGGTGATCGGCGACATGCTCGCCGGGCGCAACGCGGTCTACGCGGACCTGGTGGCCTACGACGAGGTGGCGCACCACTCCGGGCCGCGCAGCCGGGACACGGAGAGGATCCTGGAGCGGCTCGACCGGTCGCTCGCGCTCATCGAGAAGGTCGCCGAGCACGCCCCGCGGCCGTACCGGATCGTCGTGCTCTCCGACCACGGCCAGAGCCCCGGCGAGACCTTCCTGACCAGGTACGGCCTCAGCCTCGGCAATCTGGTCCGGGCCGGCTGCGGGCTGCCCGTGCCCCGCAGGGCCCGCGGGACCCACAGCGGTGCCGAGGCCCGCACCGCCGTCCGGGCCGCGCTGCGCAGACCGGTCGAGGAGCGCGAGGAGCGGCGCGGACCGGCGAGGCGCCGCTCCGAGCCGCTGGTCCTGGCCTCGGGCAACCTCGGCCTCGTCTCCTTCCCCGACGTCACGCACCGGATGAGCCGGGAGGAGATCGACCGGCGCCACCCCGCGCTGCTGTCCACGCTCGCCAACCACCCGGGCATCGGCTTCCTCCTGGTGCGCAGCGAGGAGCACGGCGGCCTCGTGCTCGGGGCGCACGGCGCCGAGGTGCCGGTGGGCCGGCTCGACGACGAACACCCGGGCCCACTGGCCGACTTCGGTCCCGGCGCCGCCGACGCGGTGCGGCGCACGCACACGTTCCCGCACACCGCCGACATCATGGTCAACTCCTGGTACGACCCCGTCGAGGGCGAAGTCCTCGCCTTCGAGGAGCAGATCGGCTCGCACGGCGGGCTCGGCGGCGCCCAGGGGCACCCGTTCCTGCTCTCTCCGCTCACCCTGTCCGCACCGGCCAGCGCGGACAGGGACCCCGCCCGCCCGGACACCGGACTCGTCGGCGCGGCCACGGGACCCACCGGCCCGGACACCGGACTCGTCGGCGCGGAGCGGGTGCACGACGTGCTGCGGCGCTGGCTGCGCGAGTGCGACGGCGCCCAAGTACCGCTGCCGTCCCACCCGGACGAGCAGGCCGCCTGA
- a CDS encoding MBL fold metallo-hydrolase encodes MTQQSESTTSTTAQATGDPAPPAAPAPGRPVVLPPAPLAEPRPLGERRLWPRSFANRLTAPLPGLRAFARLVREGALRPRAEGLAEIPLLPFEPEPLPAVNARTVAVSWAGHASWVIRIGGLTVLTDPVWSRRIVGTPARITPVGVAWSTLPRVDAVVVSHNHYDHLDAPTLRRLPRDTPVFVPAGLGRWFRRRRFTRITELDWWEAARLDGVRFDFVPAHHWSKRTLTDTCRSLWGGWVLTAPEGRRVYFAGDTGYGHWFTRIGQRHPGIDLALLPIGAYDPRWWLSDVHCDPEEAVQAAVDLSARRMAPMHWGTFVLSAEPVLEPLRRVRAAWERAGLARENLWDLAVGGSRVLE; translated from the coding sequence ATGACGCAGCAGTCCGAGTCGACCACGAGCACGACGGCCCAGGCCACCGGCGATCCCGCGCCCCCGGCCGCCCCGGCGCCCGGACGCCCCGTCGTCCTCCCTCCCGCGCCCCTCGCCGAGCCCCGCCCGCTCGGCGAGCGGCGCCTGTGGCCCCGGTCCTTCGCGAACCGGCTGACCGCCCCGCTGCCCGGCCTGCGGGCCTTCGCGCGGCTCGTCCGTGAGGGCGCGCTCCGGCCGCGTGCCGAAGGGCTCGCCGAGATCCCGCTGCTGCCCTTCGAGCCGGAACCGCTGCCCGCCGTGAACGCCCGGACGGTCGCCGTCTCCTGGGCGGGGCACGCGAGCTGGGTGATCCGGATCGGCGGGCTCACCGTGCTCACCGACCCGGTCTGGTCCCGCCGCATCGTGGGAACCCCGGCCCGGATCACCCCGGTCGGCGTGGCTTGGAGCACACTGCCGCGCGTCGACGCGGTCGTCGTCAGCCACAACCACTACGACCATCTGGACGCACCGACCCTGCGCCGACTCCCGCGCGACACACCGGTGTTCGTACCGGCCGGCCTCGGACGTTGGTTCAGGCGGCGCCGGTTCACCCGGATCACCGAGCTCGACTGGTGGGAAGCGGCCCGACTCGACGGCGTCCGCTTCGATTTCGTCCCCGCCCACCACTGGTCCAAGCGCACCCTCACCGACACCTGCCGTTCCCTGTGGGGCGGCTGGGTGCTCACGGCACCCGAGGGCCGACGCGTCTACTTCGCGGGCGACACCGGATACGGCCACTGGTTCACCCGCATCGGGCAGCGCCACCCGGGGATCGACCTCGCCCTCCTGCCCATCGGCGCGTACGACCCCCGCTGGTGGCTGAGCGACGTGCACTGCGACCCGGAAGAGGCCGTGCAGGCAGCCGTCGACCTGAGCGCGCGGAGGATGGCCCCGATGCACTGGGGCACCTTCGTGCTCTCGGCCGAACCGGTGCTGGAACCGCTGCGGCGGGTACGGGCGGCGTGGGAGCGGGCGGGCCTGGCCCGGGAGAACCTGTGGGATCTGGCGGTGGGAGGTTCCCGGGTGCTGGAGTGA
- a CDS encoding vWA domain-containing protein yields MSRSRKAGAKAKAKPDPAAEAFAEGLRLVRANPALGAVGFRVCREDTCARAPRDGLVVVDSNGTVHVNPTRRAEPVAWAWALAHAVIHLGFGHVPAAAGTREQPDRFDLAARCVVVNRFLLGFSVGLTPEDLPDSYPEGDEERLAAIWRRDGIPPRYEHCGTAGGDPDQALVSWNAWHGSTPADWQVSFAHALIGTMSAAMDVAGGRRASMSEGPTPLRPWERALSWFVSSYPLLGGLAAGITLVADAELARAHDISVAAVDTQAAEIYINPLCAFSDEEWRFVLAHEMLHAALRHGDRCGTRDPYLFNVAADYVINGWLCEMQIGTMPEGLLHDPDLKDLSAEEVYDRIAGDLRRMRRLATLRGRGTGDILGGPLGSARDYVDLDEFYRRGLARGLDLHQQQERGFLPGGLVEEIRALSHPPLPWDARLARWFDEFVPRPEPLRSYARPSRRQAATPDIPRAGRWFPPEEIARCTFGVVLDTSASMDRTLLGKALGAIASYAGSRDVPAARVVFCDAAPHDAGYLPVTEIAGRVRVHGRGGTVLQPGVDLLHRADDFPPGAPVLVITDGYCDVLRVRREHAYLVPHAARLPFTARGPVFRVT; encoded by the coding sequence GTGAGCCGTTCCCGCAAGGCCGGGGCGAAGGCCAAGGCCAAGCCCGATCCCGCCGCCGAGGCGTTCGCCGAGGGGCTGCGGCTGGTCCGGGCCAATCCGGCGCTGGGCGCGGTCGGCTTCCGCGTCTGCCGGGAGGACACGTGCGCCCGGGCTCCCCGGGACGGGCTGGTGGTCGTCGACTCCAACGGGACCGTGCACGTCAACCCGACCCGTCGCGCCGAACCCGTCGCCTGGGCCTGGGCCCTGGCGCACGCCGTCATCCATCTGGGCTTCGGCCATGTCCCGGCCGCGGCCGGGACGCGCGAGCAGCCGGACCGTTTCGACCTCGCCGCCCGCTGCGTGGTGGTGAACCGCTTCCTGCTCGGCTTCTCGGTGGGGCTGACGCCCGAGGACCTTCCGGACTCCTACCCCGAAGGTGACGAGGAACGGCTCGCCGCGATCTGGCGCCGCGACGGCATCCCGCCCCGGTACGAGCACTGCGGCACGGCGGGCGGTGACCCGGACCAGGCCCTCGTGTCCTGGAACGCCTGGCACGGCAGCACTCCGGCCGACTGGCAGGTGTCCTTCGCGCACGCGCTGATCGGCACCATGTCCGCCGCGATGGACGTGGCGGGCGGGAGACGCGCCTCCATGAGCGAAGGACCCACTCCGCTCCGGCCCTGGGAGCGGGCGCTGAGCTGGTTCGTCTCCTCCTACCCGCTGCTCGGCGGCCTCGCGGCGGGCATCACCCTCGTCGCCGACGCCGAACTCGCCCGCGCCCACGACATCTCCGTCGCCGCCGTGGACACCCAGGCGGCCGAGATCTACATCAACCCGCTGTGCGCGTTCAGCGACGAGGAATGGCGGTTCGTCCTCGCCCACGAGATGCTGCACGCCGCCCTGCGCCACGGCGACCGCTGCGGCACCCGGGACCCGTACCTCTTCAACGTGGCCGCCGACTATGTGATCAACGGGTGGCTGTGCGAGATGCAGATCGGCACGATGCCCGAGGGGCTGCTGCACGACCCGGATCTGAAGGACCTGTCGGCCGAGGAGGTGTACGACCGGATCGCCGGCGATCTGCGCCGGATGCGCCGCCTCGCCACGCTGCGCGGCAGGGGAACGGGCGACATCCTGGGCGGACCGCTCGGCTCGGCGCGCGACTACGTCGACCTCGACGAGTTCTACCGCCGCGGCCTGGCCCGGGGCCTCGATCTGCACCAGCAGCAGGAGCGCGGTTTCCTGCCCGGTGGTCTGGTCGAGGAGATCCGCGCGCTCAGCCATCCGCCGCTGCCCTGGGACGCCCGGCTCGCCCGCTGGTTCGACGAGTTCGTGCCCCGGCCCGAGCCGCTGCGGTCGTACGCGCGTCCCTCCCGCCGGCAGGCGGCCACCCCGGACATCCCCCGTGCGGGCCGCTGGTTCCCGCCCGAGGAGATCGCCCGCTGCACCTTCGGCGTCGTGCTCGACACCTCCGCCTCCATGGACCGCACCCTGCTCGGCAAGGCGCTGGGCGCCATCGCCTCGTACGCCGGGTCCCGCGACGTACCGGCCGCCCGCGTCGTGTTCTGCGACGCCGCCCCGCACGACGCGGGCTATCTGCCCGTCACGGAGATCGCCGGACGCGTACGGGTGCACGGGCGCGGCGGCACCGTGCTGCAGCCGGGCGTCGATCTGCTGCACCGCGCCGACGACTTCCCGCCGGGCGCTCCCGTCCTGGTGATCACGGACGGATACTGCGACGTGCTGCGGGTGCGGCGCGAGCACGCCTATCTGGTGCCGCACGCCGCACGGCTCCCCTTCACCGCGCGCGGGCCGGTCTTCCGGGTGACCTGA